One window from the genome of Diospyros lotus cultivar Yz01 chromosome 11, ASM1463336v1, whole genome shotgun sequence encodes:
- the LOC127812888 gene encoding UDP-galactose/UDP-glucose transporter 7, translated as MVPAMDRRLDTDTSPYLSLFAALSYGIASMAMVFINKAVLMQYAHSMTLLTYQQVATALLIHCGRVMGYTKAKGPNLETAKKLILVSLFYNANVASALASLKGVNIPMYIAIKRLTPLAVLVVGFLSGKGRPSSQVTLSVLLTAAGVLIAALGDFAFDLVGYGMALTSVFFQTMYLVLVEKSGADDGLSSIEIMFYNSFLSVPFLLFLIIATGEFPNSLALLLAKSTSLSFLVILLLSLVMGIVLNYTMFLCTIVNSALTTTIVGVLKGVGSTTLGFIFLGGVEVHALNVTGLVINTMGGVWYSYAKYQQKKNKPPKLTSDVESHRK; from the exons ATGGTACCAGCCATGGACCGTCGCCTGGATACTGATACAAGTCCGTATTTGAG CCTATTTGCTGCCCTGTCTTATGGAATTGCTTCGATGGCCATGGTTTTCATCAACAAGGCAGTTCTAATGCAGTATGCACATTCAATGACCCTTCTAACTTACCAG CAAGTGGCAACAGCCTTGCTTATACACTGTGGTCGAGTGATGGGATACACAAAGGCCAAAGGACCTAATCTTGAGACTGCAAAAAAGCTTATCCTAGTTTCTTTATTCTACAATGCAAATGTGGCATCTGCTTTAGCAAGCTTGAAAGGAGTAAATATTCCCATGTATATTGCCATAAAAAGACTTACACCACTTGCGGTATTAGTAGTTGGATTCCTTTCTGGAAAGGGGAGACCTTCATCACAG GTAACTCTTTCTGTATTACTCACTGCTGCTGGGGTTCTCATTGCGGCACTAGGAGATTTTGCCTTTGACCTTGTTGGATACGGCATGGCCCTTACATCTGTCTTCTTTCAG ACAATGTACCTTGTGTTGGTGGAGAAGTCTGGTGCAGATGATGGGCTTTCATCAATTGAGATCATGTTCTACAACAGCTTTTTGTCAGTACCATTTTTGCTATTTCTTATCATAGCTACAGGAGAATTTCCAAATTCTTTGGCATTATTACTTGCGAAG AGTACTTCATTATCATTTTTGGTGATTCTTCTTCTCTCATTGGTGATGGGCATAGTCCTCAACTACACCATGTTCTTGTGTACCATAGTTAACTCGgctttgacaacaacaattgtCGGTGTCCTTAAGGGGGTTGGCTCTACG ACGCTCGGTTTCATCTTTCTGGGGGGAGTGGAAGTGCATGCTTTGAATGTGACTGGATTGGTTATCAACACAATGGGTGGGGTGTGGTATTCATATGCCAAATATCAGCAAAAGAAGAACAAGCCGCCAAAGTTAACATCAGATGTTGAGTCTCATCGTAAATGA